A genomic stretch from Vulpes lagopus strain Blue_001 chromosome 11, ASM1834538v1, whole genome shotgun sequence includes:
- the RNH1 gene encoding ribonuclease inhibitor isoform X1, translated as MRSVRRARKLVAAVGDLARTPARPRPSPAPRAGPTPPRAMSLSIQCQQLSDARWTELLPLIQQYEVVRLDDCGLTEVRCKDISSALQANPSLTELSLCTNELGDAGVHLVLQGLQSATCKIQKLSLQNCCLTKTGCGVLPAMLRSMPTLRELHLSDNPLEDAGLQLLCEGLLDPQCHLEKLQLEYCNLTAASCESLASALRNKQHFKELAVSNNEIGEAGVRVLCRGLVESACQLETLKLENCGLTPASCEDLRAVVASKTSLRELDLGDNKLGDQGIAVLCPSLLHPSCQIRVLWLWECDVTATGCRDLCRVVSAKESLEELSLACNPLGDEGARLLCESLLEPGSRLQSLWVKSCNFTATCCHHFGTMLTQNKRLVELQLSNNKLGDSGVRELCQALGQSGTALQVLCLGDCDVANDGCASLASLLLANRSLRELDLSNNRMNDQGIRQLMESVEQPGCALEQLVLYDIYWSQDIEDSLRALEERKPNLKIIS; from the exons ATGCGCAGCGTCCGGCGTGCGCGGAAGTTGGTGGCGGCCGTGGGCGACCTCGCGCGGACCCCGGCGCGCCCCCGGCCTtcccccgcgccccgcgcag GACCCACTCCACCTCGAGCCATGAGCCTGAGCATTCAGTGTCAGCAGCTGAGCGACGCCCGGTGGACGGAGCTCCTGCCCCTAATCCAGCAGTACGAGGTGGTCAG GCTGGACGACTGCGGCCTCACGGAGGTGCGGTGCAAGGATATCAGCTCTGCCCTCCAGGCCAACCCGTCCCTGACTGAGCTGAGCCTTTGCACCAATGAGCTGGGTGATGCCGGAGTGCACCTggtgctccagggcctgcagaGCGCCACCTGCAAGATTCAGAAGCTCAG cctccagaactgctgCCTGACGAAGACTGGCTGCGGGGTCCTGCCCGCCATGCTGCGCTCCATGCCCACCCTGCGGGAGCTGCACCTCAGTGACAACCCGCTGGAGGACGCAGGCCTGCAGCTGCTGTGTGAAGGGCTCCTGGACCCCCAGTGCCACCTGGAGAAGCTCCA GCTGGAGTATTGCAACCTGACGGCCGCCAGCTGCGAGTCCCTGGCCTCGGCGCTCAGGAACAAGCAGCACTTCAAGGAGCTGGCGGTGAGCAACAACGAGATCGGTGAGGCCGGCGTGCGGGTGCTTTGCCGGGGCCTGGTGGAGTCGGCCTGTCAGCTGGAGACACTCAA GCTGGAGAACTGTGGCCTGACGCCGGCCAGCTGCGAGGACCTGCGCGCTGTGGTGGCCTCCAAGACCTCGCTGCGGGAGCTGGACCTGGGGGATAACAAGCTGGGTGACCAGGGCATCGCGGTGCTGTGCCCCAGCCTGCTGCACCCCAGCTGCCAGATCAGGGTCCTGTG GCTCTGGGAGTGTGACGTCACCGCCACGGGCTGCAGGGACCTGTGCCGCGTGGTCAGCGCCAAGGAGAGCCTGGAGGAGCTGAGCCTGGCATGCAACCCGCTGGGGGATGAGGGCGCGCGGCTGCTGTGCGAGAGCCTGCTGGAGCCCGGCAGCCGGCTGCAGTCCCTGTG ggTGAAGTCCTGCAACTTCACGGCCACGTGCTGCCACCACTTTGGCACGATGCTGACCCAGAACAAGCGCCTGGTGGAGCTGCAGCTGAGCAACAACAAGCTGGGGGACTCCGGCGTCCGGgagctgtgccaggcactgggccagtCGGGGACTGCTCTGCAGGTGCTCTG CCTGGGGGACTGCGACGTGGCCAACGATGGCTGCGCCAGCCTGGCCTCGCTCCTGCTGGCCAACCGCAGCTTGCGGGAGCTGGACCTCAGCAACAACCGCATGAACGACCAGGGCATCCGGCAGCTCATGGAGAGTGTGGAGCAGCCGGGCTGCGCGCTGGAGCAGCTGGT CCTCTACGACATCTACTGGTCCCAGGACATCGAGGACAGCCTGCGGGCCCTGGAGGAACGGAAGCCCAACCTGAAGATCATCTCCTGA
- the RNH1 gene encoding ribonuclease inhibitor isoform X3, which translates to MSLSIQCQQLSDARWTELLPLIQQYEVVRLDDCGLTEVRCKDISSALQANPSLTELSLCTNELGDAGVHLVLQGLQSATCKIQKLSLQNCCLTKTGCGVLPAMLRSMPTLRELHLSDNPLEDAGLQLLCEGLLDPQCHLEKLQLEYCNLTAASCESLASALRNKQHFKELAVSNNEIGEAGVRVLCRGLVESACQLETLKLENCGLTPASCEDLRAVVASKTSLRELDLGDNKLGDQGIAVLCPSLLHPSCQIRVLWLWECDVTATGCRDLCRVVSAKESLEELSLACNPLGDEGARLLCESLLEPGSRLQSLWVKSCNFTATCCHHFGTMLTQNKRLVELQLSNNKLGDSGVRELCQALGQSGTALQVLCLGDCDVANDGCASLASLLLANRSLRELDLSNNRMNDQGIRQLMESVEQPGCALEQLVLYDIYWSQDIEDSLRALEERKPNLKIIS; encoded by the exons ATGAGCCTGAGCATTCAGTGTCAGCAGCTGAGCGACGCCCGGTGGACGGAGCTCCTGCCCCTAATCCAGCAGTACGAGGTGGTCAG GCTGGACGACTGCGGCCTCACGGAGGTGCGGTGCAAGGATATCAGCTCTGCCCTCCAGGCCAACCCGTCCCTGACTGAGCTGAGCCTTTGCACCAATGAGCTGGGTGATGCCGGAGTGCACCTggtgctccagggcctgcagaGCGCCACCTGCAAGATTCAGAAGCTCAG cctccagaactgctgCCTGACGAAGACTGGCTGCGGGGTCCTGCCCGCCATGCTGCGCTCCATGCCCACCCTGCGGGAGCTGCACCTCAGTGACAACCCGCTGGAGGACGCAGGCCTGCAGCTGCTGTGTGAAGGGCTCCTGGACCCCCAGTGCCACCTGGAGAAGCTCCA GCTGGAGTATTGCAACCTGACGGCCGCCAGCTGCGAGTCCCTGGCCTCGGCGCTCAGGAACAAGCAGCACTTCAAGGAGCTGGCGGTGAGCAACAACGAGATCGGTGAGGCCGGCGTGCGGGTGCTTTGCCGGGGCCTGGTGGAGTCGGCCTGTCAGCTGGAGACACTCAA GCTGGAGAACTGTGGCCTGACGCCGGCCAGCTGCGAGGACCTGCGCGCTGTGGTGGCCTCCAAGACCTCGCTGCGGGAGCTGGACCTGGGGGATAACAAGCTGGGTGACCAGGGCATCGCGGTGCTGTGCCCCAGCCTGCTGCACCCCAGCTGCCAGATCAGGGTCCTGTG GCTCTGGGAGTGTGACGTCACCGCCACGGGCTGCAGGGACCTGTGCCGCGTGGTCAGCGCCAAGGAGAGCCTGGAGGAGCTGAGCCTGGCATGCAACCCGCTGGGGGATGAGGGCGCGCGGCTGCTGTGCGAGAGCCTGCTGGAGCCCGGCAGCCGGCTGCAGTCCCTGTG ggTGAAGTCCTGCAACTTCACGGCCACGTGCTGCCACCACTTTGGCACGATGCTGACCCAGAACAAGCGCCTGGTGGAGCTGCAGCTGAGCAACAACAAGCTGGGGGACTCCGGCGTCCGGgagctgtgccaggcactgggccagtCGGGGACTGCTCTGCAGGTGCTCTG CCTGGGGGACTGCGACGTGGCCAACGATGGCTGCGCCAGCCTGGCCTCGCTCCTGCTGGCCAACCGCAGCTTGCGGGAGCTGGACCTCAGCAACAACCGCATGAACGACCAGGGCATCCGGCAGCTCATGGAGAGTGTGGAGCAGCCGGGCTGCGCGCTGGAGCAGCTGGT CCTCTACGACATCTACTGGTCCCAGGACATCGAGGACAGCCTGCGGGCCCTGGAGGAACGGAAGCCCAACCTGAAGATCATCTCCTGA
- the RNH1 gene encoding ribonuclease inhibitor isoform X2 yields the protein MLPRTDLKRSWSDTGGRGAGETGPTPPRAMSLSIQCQQLSDARWTELLPLIQQYEVVRLDDCGLTEVRCKDISSALQANPSLTELSLCTNELGDAGVHLVLQGLQSATCKIQKLSLQNCCLTKTGCGVLPAMLRSMPTLRELHLSDNPLEDAGLQLLCEGLLDPQCHLEKLQLEYCNLTAASCESLASALRNKQHFKELAVSNNEIGEAGVRVLCRGLVESACQLETLKLENCGLTPASCEDLRAVVASKTSLRELDLGDNKLGDQGIAVLCPSLLHPSCQIRVLWLWECDVTATGCRDLCRVVSAKESLEELSLACNPLGDEGARLLCESLLEPGSRLQSLWVKSCNFTATCCHHFGTMLTQNKRLVELQLSNNKLGDSGVRELCQALGQSGTALQVLCLGDCDVANDGCASLASLLLANRSLRELDLSNNRMNDQGIRQLMESVEQPGCALEQLVLYDIYWSQDIEDSLRALEERKPNLKIIS from the exons ATGCTGCCCAGGACAGACTTGAAGCGCTCTTGGAGCGACACCGGGGGGCGGGGTGCCGGAGAAACAG GACCCACTCCACCTCGAGCCATGAGCCTGAGCATTCAGTGTCAGCAGCTGAGCGACGCCCGGTGGACGGAGCTCCTGCCCCTAATCCAGCAGTACGAGGTGGTCAG GCTGGACGACTGCGGCCTCACGGAGGTGCGGTGCAAGGATATCAGCTCTGCCCTCCAGGCCAACCCGTCCCTGACTGAGCTGAGCCTTTGCACCAATGAGCTGGGTGATGCCGGAGTGCACCTggtgctccagggcctgcagaGCGCCACCTGCAAGATTCAGAAGCTCAG cctccagaactgctgCCTGACGAAGACTGGCTGCGGGGTCCTGCCCGCCATGCTGCGCTCCATGCCCACCCTGCGGGAGCTGCACCTCAGTGACAACCCGCTGGAGGACGCAGGCCTGCAGCTGCTGTGTGAAGGGCTCCTGGACCCCCAGTGCCACCTGGAGAAGCTCCA GCTGGAGTATTGCAACCTGACGGCCGCCAGCTGCGAGTCCCTGGCCTCGGCGCTCAGGAACAAGCAGCACTTCAAGGAGCTGGCGGTGAGCAACAACGAGATCGGTGAGGCCGGCGTGCGGGTGCTTTGCCGGGGCCTGGTGGAGTCGGCCTGTCAGCTGGAGACACTCAA GCTGGAGAACTGTGGCCTGACGCCGGCCAGCTGCGAGGACCTGCGCGCTGTGGTGGCCTCCAAGACCTCGCTGCGGGAGCTGGACCTGGGGGATAACAAGCTGGGTGACCAGGGCATCGCGGTGCTGTGCCCCAGCCTGCTGCACCCCAGCTGCCAGATCAGGGTCCTGTG GCTCTGGGAGTGTGACGTCACCGCCACGGGCTGCAGGGACCTGTGCCGCGTGGTCAGCGCCAAGGAGAGCCTGGAGGAGCTGAGCCTGGCATGCAACCCGCTGGGGGATGAGGGCGCGCGGCTGCTGTGCGAGAGCCTGCTGGAGCCCGGCAGCCGGCTGCAGTCCCTGTG ggTGAAGTCCTGCAACTTCACGGCCACGTGCTGCCACCACTTTGGCACGATGCTGACCCAGAACAAGCGCCTGGTGGAGCTGCAGCTGAGCAACAACAAGCTGGGGGACTCCGGCGTCCGGgagctgtgccaggcactgggccagtCGGGGACTGCTCTGCAGGTGCTCTG CCTGGGGGACTGCGACGTGGCCAACGATGGCTGCGCCAGCCTGGCCTCGCTCCTGCTGGCCAACCGCAGCTTGCGGGAGCTGGACCTCAGCAACAACCGCATGAACGACCAGGGCATCCGGCAGCTCATGGAGAGTGTGGAGCAGCCGGGCTGCGCGCTGGAGCAGCTGGT CCTCTACGACATCTACTGGTCCCAGGACATCGAGGACAGCCTGCGGGCCCTGGAGGAACGGAAGCCCAACCTGAAGATCATCTCCTGA
- the PTDSS2 gene encoding phosphatidylserine synthase 2: protein MRRGERRGAGGPRPGSPVSAGKASLEEPPDGAGAERGGGRRSTESEVYDDGTNTFFWRAHTLTVLFILTCVLGYVTLLEETPRDTAYNTKRGIVASILVFLCFGVTQAKDGPFSRPHPAYWRFWLCVSVVYELFLIFILFQTVQDGRQFLKYVDPKLGVPLPERDYGGNCLIYDAHNESDPFHNVWDKLDGFVPAHFLGWYLKTLMIRDWWMCTIVSVMFEFLEYSLEHQLPNFSECWWDHWIMDVLVCNGLGIYCGMKTLEWLSMKTYKWQGLWNIPTYKGKMKRIAFQFTPYSWVRFEWKPASSLRRWLAVCGIILVFLLAELNTFYLKFVLWLPPEHYLVLLRLVFFVNVGGVAMREIYDFMDDPKLHKKLGQQAWLVAAITATELLIVVKYDPHTLTLSLPFYISQCWTLGSVLVLTWTIWRFFLRDITLRYKETRRQKQQSRGDPGRAVGTTDRHLPEPGDPPGPVEAEAEGAPAPS, encoded by the exons ATGCGGAGGGGCGAGCGCAGAGGCGCCGGGGGGCCGCGGCCGGGGTCGCCGGTGTCGGCGGGCAAGGCCTCGCTGGAGGAGCCGCCGGACGGCGCGGGCGCGGAGCGGGGGGGCGGCCGCCGCAGCACCGAGTCCGAGGTGTACGACGACGGCACCAACACCTTCTTCTG GCGAGCCCACACCCTAACTGTGCTCTTCATCCTCACCTGTGTGCTTGGCTACGTGACTCTGCTAGAGGAGACGCCCCGGGACACAGCTTATAACACGAAGAG AGGTATTGTGGCCagtattttggttttcttatgTTTTGGAGTCACACAAGCTAAAGATGGGCCGTTTTCCAGACCACATCCAG CCTACTGGCGGTTCTGGCTGTGCGTCAGCGTCGTCTACGAGCTGTTCCTCATCTTCATCCTCTTCCAG ACCGTGCAGGACGGCCGCCAGTTCCTGAAGTACGTGGACCCCAAGCTGGGCGTGCCGCTGCCCGAGAGGGACTACGGGGGAAACTGCCTCATCTACGACGCGCACAACGAGAGCGACCCCTTCCACAACGTCTGG GACAAGCTGGATGGCTTTGTGCCCGCACACTTCCTTGGCTGGTACCTGAAG ACCCTGATGATCCGGGACTGGTGGATGTGCACGATCGTGAGCGTGATGTTTGAGTTCCTGGAGTACAGCCTGGAGCACCAGCTGCCCAACTTCAGCGAGTGCTGGTGGGATCAC TGGATCATGGACGTGCTCGTCTGCAACGGGCTGGGCATCTACTGCGGCATGAAAACCCTCGAGTGGCTGTCAATGAAGACGTACAAGTGGCAGGGCCTGTGGAACATCCCCACCTACAA AGGCAAGATGAAGAGGATCGCCTTCCAGTTCACGCCCTACAGCTGGGTCCGCTTCGAGTGGAAGCCCGCCTCCAGCCTGCGCCGCTGGCTGGCCGTGTGCGGCATCATCCTGGTG TTTCTGTTGGCAGAGCTGAACACATTCTACTTGAAGTTCGTGCTGTGGCTGCCCCCCGAGCACTACCTGGTCCTGCTGCGGCTGGTCTTCTTCGTCAACGTGGGCGGTGTGGCCATGCGGGAGATCTACGACTTCATGGACGACCC GAAGCTCCACAAGAAGCTGGGCCAGCAGGCCTGGCTGGTGGCAGCCATCACGGCCACGGAGCTGCTCATCGTGGTGAAGTACGACCCGCACACACTCACGCTGTCCCTGCCCTTCTACATCTCCCAGTGCTGGACGCTCGGCTCCGTGCTCGTGCTCACCTGGACCATCTGGCGCTTCTTCCTGCG GGACATCACCCTGAGGTACAAGGAGACCCGGCGGCAGAAGCAGCAGAGCAGGGGCGACCCGGGCAGAGCCGTCGGCACCACAGACAGGCACCTGCCTGAGCCAGGAGACCCCCCAGGGCCCGTGGAGGCCGAGGCGGAGGGGGCGCCGGCCCCAAGCTGA